From the Papaver somniferum cultivar HN1 chromosome 2, ASM357369v1, whole genome shotgun sequence genome, the window AGCACTGCCGTTTAGGACTCTAGGGCTCACTTTAGTATTTCACTATTTCTATGAAAAACTATGAAGAAAATTGGTCAAATTTGAAGAAACAAAGAGACAACAAAAAgtgagtgagagagagagagatcaaaTGTCTGTCAAGATCAAGGATGATACAATCATTACATAAGCAAGAACAAAGAAAATGGCTATCTGAATAAAGAACTTGGGATTTTCCCTCATGTTGGGTGATGTAACGGCCCTGCAAGCAGAAAGGCTTTGTCAAAACTAGTGAAGAATATACTTCAAAGAAATTAATCAGTGGTGATGCTCTTTGGAGAAATCACATTGCCGCAAATGAAAGTTACCTTGCAATTCGCTGTGAAAACCTATAGAAGGGTAAACTCTGAAGAAAGACCATGCCAGGGCCAGTTAGCTCAACTGAAATTAGGTTCTCACCCTGACATTGAAATTTCAAATATGACAATCAGCATGAGGTCTATCATTCAAATTTAACCCCAGAAAATGCTCAACTCAGACAAAAGAGATATTTCCTGTCGGTGCTGAACGGAACCGACTAACATACTGTGCTTATTTCATCTTCTCAATATTTAGTAAAATCTAAAGTCCGTAGAACAACTAAAGCTGGATTTCAGCAACTAAAGTGAGAGTTGTCGCATAATATTCCACATGACACTCACCTTTACGCTTATCAAGGAGGACGTAGTGGccagatgagagaataaaaggaaaagaaacaggaGAAGTTTGAAAGATTAAAAGGTCAAAAAAGTAACTCACCCCGAAGACCATCCTTCTTATGGGACCAGTGGATTTGATTTGAAAATTTACTGTAGCAGTCATGGCAACAATGCAAGATGCATCAACAATTAGTACTTCACCAACATCAAGATTTTTCTGGACAACTGCAATAGGAGGAATCCAGAAGGTTCCAGAGTTAGTACATATCGAAGCTGATTCAAAATATTTAAACTTCAGGCCTCACCGTGCGGCCTGTTCACAATTTCATTTTTCATGAGCATACTACAACCAGACAAACATTCAAAACACATCAATTTCAAGTTGAGTAACCAGATGGGAACTGTGTAACAGTTCTTTTGCCCGGCACAAAAATTGGTGGCATATCTTCCTGGCATGATAATATTTAATATCTATATCTAACTACTATAAAGAGAACCCTTTTTTTGGCCTGTCACAAACAATATGGACTGGACTAACCTGATATTACAAATATAACCTCCAACATCAACTTATAACAACTGACAGATATGCTTTCAAGTGTAAAAACACATATTAAGTCAATCTTAACATACTTACAAAAATGACAATGTATTAAAATAATATCGAAAAACTTAAAATCTAATGACAAAGGATGGGCGGAGCACATACCAGACCCACTAGCAACTATGAAAGCTAGACCTTGACCTTCAATCTTCTGTCTCAGAATGACCTATAAGATTTTGAGCAAAATCTTAAATATAAGTGTAtttggaaagaaaaagaaaaatcatgaaattGAAAGGACAATAAAAGATGCACACGAGGGCCGTTGACATCTGTTTTTCAactatcaaatgataatcaaagaaaTTCCAGCTTGAGAAACCATTTTCTCACCTCTGGTCCGGCGACAACATTACGAACCCTTTGATCAATCGAGTTAGTGACTCTCACATCATTGACAGAGCATAGAAATGCATCTGGCTACAGAAACCATTTCAACTAAGTCAAACACAACGGTAGAGGAGCATCTTCTGCTAACATGAATGAGTAACTCATAATTCATGATCTCACGTATACTATGTGTGTGGTTGTGCATATGTATGTGCAAAGGAAAGGAGGGTGGGTGGATGGTGATCCAATTTCTTACAGTAACTAAATAAACGTAATGAGTAATCAGCTCTACCTGGCACAACAGCTGTCCACCAAACATCACAAGATCAATCT encodes:
- the LOC113350079 gene encoding uncharacterized protein LOC113350079, encoding MAAPFFSTPFQPYVYQSPQAACVPFQILGGEAQIVQIMLKPQEKVIAKPGSMCYMSGSIQMDNLFLPENEGNIWHWLFGKNATSVVFLNQGANDGFVAIAAPSLARILPIDLVMFGGQLLCQPDAFLCSVNDVRVTNSIDQRVRNVVAGPEVILRQKIEGQGLAFIVASGSVVQKNLDVGEVLIVDASCIVAMTATVNFQIKSTGPIRRMVFGGENLISVELTGPGMVFLQSLPFYRFSQRIARAVTSPNMRENPKFFIQIAIFFVLAYVMIVSSLILTDI